In Siniperca chuatsi isolate FFG_IHB_CAS linkage group LG16, ASM2008510v1, whole genome shotgun sequence, the following proteins share a genomic window:
- the emilin1a gene encoding EMILIN-1a gives METIFYLLALMLARVSWGLGYAESSVQTGQRAASRHRNWCAYVVTRTVSCVMEDGVETYIKPDYQRCTWGQCPRVVYRTYRRPRYKVAYKMVTEMEWKCCHGYSGEDCHNGPKGTTDTQVNGGQTRVTQTGYNTGGGQRGGDTEKIKQLEETIHGLTKDLHNMQTTIHSINQRLPGLNGVIVPADSAQPHMKETINNIQTKLDHLYNRTQVHDQTLLNINNHLVNGGGNELDGAAREGGGPGGNQLNILKEEILTELERRVSLSCSACQAGVEDLRRQHQEDRERIQALEKLISSMDQHLRQSLDISRSETVRSQACCNTVTELEKSLSDLEGSVISTANKCDTIKGRLDKELAGIGGGKGRVTEDRLNGRLRELEKRTNNTVRKVEQRCTNTWNNMKDNVQRDVTQLRNMVLSQLDDHSFKIGKIELDVAVLGDTVTDHSRRLSQVENITTFLDRRLTSTTEMCNETCGPNGKGRKTDDTVKTLEWRVVANQEEIQKFNTRLNDLSVSGDSLTDRVINLTDDVKKIIAVTGENGEHFNRIVTEVETLGHNFEDCSICSSIEEDLRLLTNSTKSGLSKCQAELTDLRRKVDSGESVCSQVCSNLQEEVGRLKEEVQECTAQCKININDLNERLDGHSAHSGRLGGDLKSIQGELAGVMVTFNSINNTLKGLGRTVQTHGNTLTDLTNTKDDIISEVDNLQKELTEHVDDSKIRFGSLDKEIQIIRSNYVTVMGDCRRSSDGLDRRLSKLEGVCGRFDYFSDSLERIKEGLNRHVSGLWSCVNGLNVTLTSQGDLIDNIQNVQLENVHSNIHRLNSSVVELVNEFHSFIEQDFMGPPGLQGPRGERGERGPQGPVGPQGEVGLPGKVGKQGPAGFPGLRGEQGPAGSDAHVPRLSFSAALTRPMRSAGTIVFNEVFVNENNVYDPKTGYFTAPVSGNYFFSGILTGHKNMKIEAVLSKSNTGVARVDSAGYQPEGLEKPMAEAKHIPGALAVFNIILPMEAGDTVCIDLVTGKLAYSSEPLTIFSGMLLYESI, from the exons CTACCGGACATACAGGAGGCCAAGGTATAAGGTGGCTTACAAGATGGTGACAGAAATGGAGTGGAagtgttgccatggttactCTGGGGAAGACTGCCACAATGGGCCAAAGGGAACCACCGACACTCAGGTCAATGGAGGGCAAACCCGTGTCACACAGACGGGCTACAACACAGGCGGCGGACAGAGAGGAG GTGACACTGAGAAGATCAAACAGCTGGAAGAAACGATCCATGGTCTGACCAAAGACCTCCACAACATGCAGACCACCATTCACAGCATAAACCAGAGGCT GCCTGGTCTGAATGGGGTCATTGTCCCTGCTGATTCAGCTCAGCCACACATGAAGGAAACCATCAACAACATCCAGACCAAGCTGGACCATCTCTACAACAGGACACAG GTCCATGACCAGACCCTGCTCAACATCAACAACCACCTGGTGAACGGAGGGGGCAATGAACTGGACGGAGCGgccagagaaggaggaggaccTGGGGGAAACCAGCTGAACATTCTGAAGGAGGAGATACTGACGGAGCTGGAGAGAAGGGTGTCTTTGTCCTGCTCTGCCTGCCAG GCTGGTGTGGAGGACCTGAGGCGCCAGCATCAAGAGGACAGGGAGCGGATCCAAGCCCTGGAGAAGCTGATCAGCTCCATGGACCAGCACCTGAGGCAAAGCCTGGACATCTCCCGCAGTGAGACCGTACGCTCCCAAGCCTGCTGCAACACAGTCACTGAGCTGGAGAAGAGCTTGTCTGATCTAGAGGGCAGTGTCATCTCCACAGCTAACAAGTGTGATACTATTAAAGGGCGGCTAGATAAGGAGCTAGCTGGGATAGGTGGAGGAAAGGGAAGAGTGACAGAGGACAGGCTGAATGGCAGACTGAGAGAATTGGAGAAGAGGACGAATAACACGGTGAGGAAGGTGGAGCAGAGGTGTACCAACACCTGGAACAACATGAAGGACAACGTCCAGAGAGACGTCACACAGCTGCGCAACATGGTCCTCAGTCAGCTGGATGACCACAGCTTCAAGATCGGCAAGATAGAGCTGGACGTGGCAGTTCTCGGAGATACTGTCACTGACCACAGTCGGCGTTTAAGTCAGGTGGAGAACATCACAACTTTCCTGGACAGAAGGCTAACATCGACTACAGAAATGTGTAATGAGACCTGCGGGCCTAACGGAAAAGGCCGTAAGACTGATGACACTGTGAAAACCTTAGAGTGGAGAGTTGTGGCCAACCAAGAGGAGATCCAGAAGTTTAACACCAGGTTAAATGATTTGTCTGTGTCAGGGGACTCGTTGACTGACAGAGTGATCAACTTGACAGACGACGTCAAAAAGATAATAGCTGTGACAGGGGAGAATGGCGAGCATTTCAACCGGATTGTCACAGAAGTTGAAACGTTGGGCCATAATTTTGAGGACTGTTCTATTTGCAGCAGTATAGAGGAGGACTTGCGCTTGCTCACCAACTCCACCAAGAGCGGCCTCAGCAAGTGCCAGGCAGAACTAACAGATCTGCGGAGAAAGGTCGACTCAGGAGAGTCTGTCTGCTCTCAGGTGTGCTCCAACCTTCAGGAGGAGGTAGGACGACTCaaagaggaagtgcaggagtgtactGCGCAGTGTAAAATCAACATAAATGATCTGAACGAACGCCTGGACGGTCATAGTGCCCATAGTGGAAGATTAGGAGGGGATCTGAAGTCCATCCAAGGAGAGCTTGCTGGGGTCATGGTCACATTTAACTCCATCAATAACACTCTGAAGGGCCTGGGAAGGACTGTACAGACGCACGGGAACACGCTGACTGATCTGACCAACACCAAGGACGACATCATCTCTGAG GTGGACAATTTGCAGAAGGAGCTGACAGAGCACGTTGATGACTCGAAGATTCGATTTGGCAGTCTGGACAAAGAGATCCAGATAATAAGGAGCAACTATGTGACGGTGATGGGCGACTGCCGGCGGTCCAGCGATGGCCTGGACCGAAGACTCTCCAAGCTGGAGGGAGTGTGCGGACGCTTCGACTATTTTTCAGACAGCCTGGAGAGGATCAAGGAGGGCCTGAACCGACATGTGTCTGGGCTGTGGAGCTGTGTTAATGGACTCAATGTCACGTTAACGTCTCAAGGAGATCTTATCGACAATATCCAGAACGTCCAGCTGGAGAACGTTCACTCCAACATACACAGACTGAATTCCTCAGTGGTGGAGTTGGTCAACGAATTCCACAGTTTCATAGAGCAGGACTTCATGG GTCCACCTGGTCTACAAGGCCCCCGTGGAGAGAGAGGCGAGCGTGGACCTCAGGGTCCTGTAGGACCCCAAGGGGAGGTGGGACTCCCGGGCAAAGTGGGAAAGCAGGGACCAGCTGGATTCCCAG GCCTCAGAGGTGAACAGG GTCCTGCAGGGTCTGATGCCCACGTGCCACGCCTTTCGTTCTCTGCTGCGCTGACTCGCCCGATGAGAAGCGCAGGAACCATAGTGTTCAACGAGGTCTTTGTCAATGAAAATAACGTCTACGATCCCAAAACAG GTTATTTCACAGCTCCAGTGAGTGGGAACTACTTCTTCAGCGGCATCCTTACGGGCCATAAGAACATGAAGATCGAGGCCGTGTTGTCCAAGTCCAACACAGGCGTAGCCCGAGTGGACTCAGCTGGGTATCAGCCTGAAGGCCTGGAGAAGCCCATGGCGGAGGCCAAACACATCCCTGGAGCACTGGCTGTCTTCAACATCATCCTGCCCATGGAGGCAGGGGACACAGTCTGTATCGACCTTGTCACTGGCAAACTGGCCTACTCCTCTGAACCCTTGACCATCTTCAGCGGGATGCTGCTGTACGAGAGCATCTGA
- the ankef1a gene encoding ankyrin repeat and EF-hand domain-containing protein 1a isoform X1, which yields MSGRVAESRLQVLQIYRLLQCVREGDKVQIEKMVNLGVENLINLTEPQDGTGALHVAVSANNHDLVIFLLSQGAHPDVQDKKGHTAVMLAAELGNDAIVALLAQSHANLRLQDTEGKGVLFYCIYPTKRHFRCLQVVLKCHADVNNVSAQGTHVFQLMCEKAQECTPMCLIMLDAGADPNATNQKTGVTALMEAAKAGSLQLVKTILKRGGNPNALDQKRLAAIHYAAMGGFFEVIQVLSAYSADMGVINLEDCTPLHYAAATGDANCCKFLAQRGCNPKLKNQEGLLPRQIAKDAGHKAAAKELKKAERQQGKGNKSSGVGLMSDLWVLTLHDWSHEYETELRQAFGNKSDTVTTEMFISVLEELKAPVEVDQLHTVISAHDKGREGCVNINDFIRGVKYIKKPFLLSSYMPKKKKGEKGGKGGKKRGKFVLPMPICTLPPELMPRRPDGGPPHFMIETYYNCSDIRRFDRDHPPEHPIMNDSGWYIEKPDKVYVNINYCVKSGDLESLELALSQGVPVDVKDPFYKTPLMVACSSGNYEVAQYLLSRGADVNVRDQFFWTPLHHAAHAGQVELIELLVEAGATIDARALSGGTPLMRAIESSRPSCVDFLIKAGASVNAENKKEQNCLDIARAFADSRIIDLVKDKMDSLPKPKETAKGKGGKAQKPKPAKAKGIAAEGIEQAETSTATAGKTPPQKDSKSIILQNTRITTGKTNTVDITFVPKTVWGKPPTTNQLMSKIERQKELLSLEVDFDDFMMPFSQNIQRKTLELAKTTD from the exons ATGAGTGGCAGAGTAGCAGAGAGCCGCCTGCAGGTCCTTCAGATCTACCGCCTGCTGCAGTGCGTCCGTGAAGGGGATAAGGTGCAGATAGAGAAGATGGTGAACCTTGGGGTGGAAAACCTCATCAATCTCACTGAGCCACAAGACGGCACAGGGGCACTTCATGTGGCAGTTTCAGCCAACAATCATG ACCTGGTCATCTTCCTTCTCTCCCAGGGAGCACACCCTGACGTCCAGGACAAGAAGGGCCACACTGCAGTCATGTTAGCTGCTGAGCTCGGCAATGATGCCATAGTGGCACTGCTGGCCCAGAGCCATGCTAACCTGAGGCTCCAAGACACTGAGGGCAAAG GTGTGCTGTTCTACTGTATCTACCCCACCAAGCGCCACTTCCGCTGCCTGCAGGTGGTACTGAAGTGCCACGCAGACGTCAACAATGTGTCTGCGCAGGGGACTCATGTCTTCCAGTTGATGTGTGAAAAAGCCCAGGAGTGCACCCCCATGTGTCTCATCATGCTGGATGCAGGGGCAGACCCCAATGCAACAAATCAG aAAACTGGTGTCACAGCGTTGATGGAGGCAGCCAAGGCAGGCTCCCTGCAGCTCGTTAAAACCATTCTCAAGAGAGGGGGAAACCCCAATGCCCTGGACCAAAAACGCCTCGCAGCAATACACTATGCCGCCATGGGGGGCTTTTTTGAG GTGATTCAGGTGCTGTCAGCATACTCAGCAGACATGGGCGTTATCAACCTAGAGGACTGCACACCCCTACACTATGCTGCTGCCACCGGCGATGCTAATTGCTGCAAGTTTCTGGCACAGAGAG GTTGTAACCCCAAACTGAAAAACCAGGAAGGTTTGCTCCCACGTCAGATTGCCAAAGACGCTGGTCACAAAGCAGCAGCCAAGGAGCTGAAGAAAGCAGAGAGGCAACAAGGAAAAGGCAACAAATCTAGCGGCGTCGGCCTCATGTCAGATCTTTGGGTCCTGACCCTCCATGACTGGTCTCATGAGTACGAGACTGAATTACGGCAAGCCTTTGGGAACAAATCAGACACAGTTACGACTGAgatgtttatttcagtgttaGAAGAACTAAAAGCTCCAGTCGAAGTAGACCAGCTGCATACAGTCATCTCAGCCCATGACAAGGGAAGAGAGGGGTGTGTCAACATTAATGATTTCATCAGAGGTGTCAAGTACATCAAGAAAccattcctcctctcctcttatatgcctaaaaagaaaaagggagaaaagggaggaaaaggaggcaAGAAGAGGGGTAAATTTGTCCTCCCTATGCCCATTTGCACCCTCCCGCCGGAGCTTATGCCCCGGCGACCAGATGGAGGCCCACCCCACTTCATGATTGAGACATACTACAACTGCTCAGACATCCGTCGATTTGACCGTGATCACCCGCCAGAACATCCCATAATGAATGACTCAGGATGGTACATAGAAAAGCCAGATAAGGTCTACGTCAATATCAATTACTGTGTGAAAAGTGGAGACCTGGAGTCTCTGGAGCTTGCTCTCAGTCAAGGGGTTCCTGTGGATGTAAAAGATCCGTTTTACAAGACCCCGCTGATGGTGGCCTGCTCCAGTGGCAACTACGAGGTGGCTCAGTACCTCCTCAGTCGGGG GGCGGATGTTAATGTGCGTGACCAGTTCTTCTGGACGCCACTCCACCATGCGGCTCACGCTGGACAAGTGGAACTTATTGAACTTCTGGTGGAGGCCGGGGCCACCATAGATGCCCGGGCCCTCAGTGGAGGCACGCCCCTTATGAGGGCCATCGAGAGCTCTCGACCCTCCTGTGTGGACTTCCTCATCAAGGCGGGTGCCAGTGTAAATGCAGAGAACAAGAAAG aACAAAACTGCCTCGACATTGCCAGAGCTTTTGCAGACTCCAGGATAATTGACTTGGTCAAAGACAAGATGGATTCTTTGCCTAAACCGAAGGAGACAGCAAAGGGAAAGGGGGGCAAAGCTCAAAAGCCTAAACCTGCTAAAGCTAAG GGCATTGCTGCAGAAGGTATAGAGCAAGCAGAGACATCGACTGCAACAGCAGGAAAGACTCCTCCTCAGAAAGACTCAAAGAGCATCATCCTGCAAAATACCAGGATCACTACAGGGAAAACCAACACTGTGGATATCACCTTTGTGCCAAAAACG gttTGGGGGAAGCCGCCCACCACCAACCAGCTTATGTCAAAGATAGAGAGGCAGAAGGAGCTCTTATCCCTCGAGGTGGACTTTGACGACTTCATGATGCCTTTCAGCCAGAACATCCAGAGGAAAACACTGGAGCTGGCAAAAACAACAGACTAG
- the ankef1a gene encoding ankyrin repeat and EF-hand domain-containing protein 1a isoform X2 translates to MWQFQPTIMGAHPDVQDKKGHTAVMLAAELGNDAIVALLAQSHANLRLQDTEGKGVLFYCIYPTKRHFRCLQVVLKCHADVNNVSAQGTHVFQLMCEKAQECTPMCLIMLDAGADPNATNQKTGVTALMEAAKAGSLQLVKTILKRGGNPNALDQKRLAAIHYAAMGGFFEVIQVLSAYSADMGVINLEDCTPLHYAAATGDANCCKFLAQRGCNPKLKNQEGLLPRQIAKDAGHKAAAKELKKAERQQGKGNKSSGVGLMSDLWVLTLHDWSHEYETELRQAFGNKSDTVTTEMFISVLEELKAPVEVDQLHTVISAHDKGREGCVNINDFIRGVKYIKKPFLLSSYMPKKKKGEKGGKGGKKRGKFVLPMPICTLPPELMPRRPDGGPPHFMIETYYNCSDIRRFDRDHPPEHPIMNDSGWYIEKPDKVYVNINYCVKSGDLESLELALSQGVPVDVKDPFYKTPLMVACSSGNYEVAQYLLSRGADVNVRDQFFWTPLHHAAHAGQVELIELLVEAGATIDARALSGGTPLMRAIESSRPSCVDFLIKAGASVNAENKKEQNCLDIARAFADSRIIDLVKDKMDSLPKPKETAKGKGGKAQKPKPAKAKGIAAEGIEQAETSTATAGKTPPQKDSKSIILQNTRITTGKTNTVDITFVPKTVWGKPPTTNQLMSKIERQKELLSLEVDFDDFMMPFSQNIQRKTLELAKTTD, encoded by the exons ATGTGGCAGTTTCAGCCAACAATCATG GGAGCACACCCTGACGTCCAGGACAAGAAGGGCCACACTGCAGTCATGTTAGCTGCTGAGCTCGGCAATGATGCCATAGTGGCACTGCTGGCCCAGAGCCATGCTAACCTGAGGCTCCAAGACACTGAGGGCAAAG GTGTGCTGTTCTACTGTATCTACCCCACCAAGCGCCACTTCCGCTGCCTGCAGGTGGTACTGAAGTGCCACGCAGACGTCAACAATGTGTCTGCGCAGGGGACTCATGTCTTCCAGTTGATGTGTGAAAAAGCCCAGGAGTGCACCCCCATGTGTCTCATCATGCTGGATGCAGGGGCAGACCCCAATGCAACAAATCAG aAAACTGGTGTCACAGCGTTGATGGAGGCAGCCAAGGCAGGCTCCCTGCAGCTCGTTAAAACCATTCTCAAGAGAGGGGGAAACCCCAATGCCCTGGACCAAAAACGCCTCGCAGCAATACACTATGCCGCCATGGGGGGCTTTTTTGAG GTGATTCAGGTGCTGTCAGCATACTCAGCAGACATGGGCGTTATCAACCTAGAGGACTGCACACCCCTACACTATGCTGCTGCCACCGGCGATGCTAATTGCTGCAAGTTTCTGGCACAGAGAG GTTGTAACCCCAAACTGAAAAACCAGGAAGGTTTGCTCCCACGTCAGATTGCCAAAGACGCTGGTCACAAAGCAGCAGCCAAGGAGCTGAAGAAAGCAGAGAGGCAACAAGGAAAAGGCAACAAATCTAGCGGCGTCGGCCTCATGTCAGATCTTTGGGTCCTGACCCTCCATGACTGGTCTCATGAGTACGAGACTGAATTACGGCAAGCCTTTGGGAACAAATCAGACACAGTTACGACTGAgatgtttatttcagtgttaGAAGAACTAAAAGCTCCAGTCGAAGTAGACCAGCTGCATACAGTCATCTCAGCCCATGACAAGGGAAGAGAGGGGTGTGTCAACATTAATGATTTCATCAGAGGTGTCAAGTACATCAAGAAAccattcctcctctcctcttatatgcctaaaaagaaaaagggagaaaagggaggaaaaggaggcaAGAAGAGGGGTAAATTTGTCCTCCCTATGCCCATTTGCACCCTCCCGCCGGAGCTTATGCCCCGGCGACCAGATGGAGGCCCACCCCACTTCATGATTGAGACATACTACAACTGCTCAGACATCCGTCGATTTGACCGTGATCACCCGCCAGAACATCCCATAATGAATGACTCAGGATGGTACATAGAAAAGCCAGATAAGGTCTACGTCAATATCAATTACTGTGTGAAAAGTGGAGACCTGGAGTCTCTGGAGCTTGCTCTCAGTCAAGGGGTTCCTGTGGATGTAAAAGATCCGTTTTACAAGACCCCGCTGATGGTGGCCTGCTCCAGTGGCAACTACGAGGTGGCTCAGTACCTCCTCAGTCGGGG GGCGGATGTTAATGTGCGTGACCAGTTCTTCTGGACGCCACTCCACCATGCGGCTCACGCTGGACAAGTGGAACTTATTGAACTTCTGGTGGAGGCCGGGGCCACCATAGATGCCCGGGCCCTCAGTGGAGGCACGCCCCTTATGAGGGCCATCGAGAGCTCTCGACCCTCCTGTGTGGACTTCCTCATCAAGGCGGGTGCCAGTGTAAATGCAGAGAACAAGAAAG aACAAAACTGCCTCGACATTGCCAGAGCTTTTGCAGACTCCAGGATAATTGACTTGGTCAAAGACAAGATGGATTCTTTGCCTAAACCGAAGGAGACAGCAAAGGGAAAGGGGGGCAAAGCTCAAAAGCCTAAACCTGCTAAAGCTAAG GGCATTGCTGCAGAAGGTATAGAGCAAGCAGAGACATCGACTGCAACAGCAGGAAAGACTCCTCCTCAGAAAGACTCAAAGAGCATCATCCTGCAAAATACCAGGATCACTACAGGGAAAACCAACACTGTGGATATCACCTTTGTGCCAAAAACG gttTGGGGGAAGCCGCCCACCACCAACCAGCTTATGTCAAAGATAGAGAGGCAGAAGGAGCTCTTATCCCTCGAGGTGGACTTTGACGACTTCATGATGCCTTTCAGCCAGAACATCCAGAGGAAAACACTGGAGCTGGCAAAAACAACAGACTAG
- the ankef1a gene encoding ankyrin repeat and EF-hand domain-containing protein 1a isoform X3 encodes MTEVPLSKAFSPQLLQCSCSLADRSDCGCTGQLPGVLFYCIYPTKRHFRCLQVVLKCHADVNNVSAQGTHVFQLMCEKAQECTPMCLIMLDAGADPNATNQKTGVTALMEAAKAGSLQLVKTILKRGGNPNALDQKRLAAIHYAAMGGFFEVIQVLSAYSADMGVINLEDCTPLHYAAATGDANCCKFLAQRGCNPKLKNQEGLLPRQIAKDAGHKAAAKELKKAERQQGKGNKSSGVGLMSDLWVLTLHDWSHEYETELRQAFGNKSDTVTTEMFISVLEELKAPVEVDQLHTVISAHDKGREGCVNINDFIRGVKYIKKPFLLSSYMPKKKKGEKGGKGGKKRGKFVLPMPICTLPPELMPRRPDGGPPHFMIETYYNCSDIRRFDRDHPPEHPIMNDSGWYIEKPDKVYVNINYCVKSGDLESLELALSQGVPVDVKDPFYKTPLMVACSSGNYEVAQYLLSRGADVNVRDQFFWTPLHHAAHAGQVELIELLVEAGATIDARALSGGTPLMRAIESSRPSCVDFLIKAGASVNAENKKEQNCLDIARAFADSRIIDLVKDKMDSLPKPKETAKGKGGKAQKPKPAKAKGIAAEGIEQAETSTATAGKTPPQKDSKSIILQNTRITTGKTNTVDITFVPKTVWGKPPTTNQLMSKIERQKELLSLEVDFDDFMMPFSQNIQRKTLELAKTTD; translated from the exons atgACTGAAGTACCACTGAGCAAAGCCTTCAGcccccaactgctccagtgTAGCTGCTCTTTGGCTGACAGATCAGACTGCGGTTGTACTGGACAGCTTCCAG GTGTGCTGTTCTACTGTATCTACCCCACCAAGCGCCACTTCCGCTGCCTGCAGGTGGTACTGAAGTGCCACGCAGACGTCAACAATGTGTCTGCGCAGGGGACTCATGTCTTCCAGTTGATGTGTGAAAAAGCCCAGGAGTGCACCCCCATGTGTCTCATCATGCTGGATGCAGGGGCAGACCCCAATGCAACAAATCAG aAAACTGGTGTCACAGCGTTGATGGAGGCAGCCAAGGCAGGCTCCCTGCAGCTCGTTAAAACCATTCTCAAGAGAGGGGGAAACCCCAATGCCCTGGACCAAAAACGCCTCGCAGCAATACACTATGCCGCCATGGGGGGCTTTTTTGAG GTGATTCAGGTGCTGTCAGCATACTCAGCAGACATGGGCGTTATCAACCTAGAGGACTGCACACCCCTACACTATGCTGCTGCCACCGGCGATGCTAATTGCTGCAAGTTTCTGGCACAGAGAG GTTGTAACCCCAAACTGAAAAACCAGGAAGGTTTGCTCCCACGTCAGATTGCCAAAGACGCTGGTCACAAAGCAGCAGCCAAGGAGCTGAAGAAAGCAGAGAGGCAACAAGGAAAAGGCAACAAATCTAGCGGCGTCGGCCTCATGTCAGATCTTTGGGTCCTGACCCTCCATGACTGGTCTCATGAGTACGAGACTGAATTACGGCAAGCCTTTGGGAACAAATCAGACACAGTTACGACTGAgatgtttatttcagtgttaGAAGAACTAAAAGCTCCAGTCGAAGTAGACCAGCTGCATACAGTCATCTCAGCCCATGACAAGGGAAGAGAGGGGTGTGTCAACATTAATGATTTCATCAGAGGTGTCAAGTACATCAAGAAAccattcctcctctcctcttatatgcctaaaaagaaaaagggagaaaagggaggaaaaggaggcaAGAAGAGGGGTAAATTTGTCCTCCCTATGCCCATTTGCACCCTCCCGCCGGAGCTTATGCCCCGGCGACCAGATGGAGGCCCACCCCACTTCATGATTGAGACATACTACAACTGCTCAGACATCCGTCGATTTGACCGTGATCACCCGCCAGAACATCCCATAATGAATGACTCAGGATGGTACATAGAAAAGCCAGATAAGGTCTACGTCAATATCAATTACTGTGTGAAAAGTGGAGACCTGGAGTCTCTGGAGCTTGCTCTCAGTCAAGGGGTTCCTGTGGATGTAAAAGATCCGTTTTACAAGACCCCGCTGATGGTGGCCTGCTCCAGTGGCAACTACGAGGTGGCTCAGTACCTCCTCAGTCGGGG GGCGGATGTTAATGTGCGTGACCAGTTCTTCTGGACGCCACTCCACCATGCGGCTCACGCTGGACAAGTGGAACTTATTGAACTTCTGGTGGAGGCCGGGGCCACCATAGATGCCCGGGCCCTCAGTGGAGGCACGCCCCTTATGAGGGCCATCGAGAGCTCTCGACCCTCCTGTGTGGACTTCCTCATCAAGGCGGGTGCCAGTGTAAATGCAGAGAACAAGAAAG aACAAAACTGCCTCGACATTGCCAGAGCTTTTGCAGACTCCAGGATAATTGACTTGGTCAAAGACAAGATGGATTCTTTGCCTAAACCGAAGGAGACAGCAAAGGGAAAGGGGGGCAAAGCTCAAAAGCCTAAACCTGCTAAAGCTAAG GGCATTGCTGCAGAAGGTATAGAGCAAGCAGAGACATCGACTGCAACAGCAGGAAAGACTCCTCCTCAGAAAGACTCAAAGAGCATCATCCTGCAAAATACCAGGATCACTACAGGGAAAACCAACACTGTGGATATCACCTTTGTGCCAAAAACG gttTGGGGGAAGCCGCCCACCACCAACCAGCTTATGTCAAAGATAGAGAGGCAGAAGGAGCTCTTATCCCTCGAGGTGGACTTTGACGACTTCATGATGCCTTTCAGCCAGAACATCCAGAGGAAAACACTGGAGCTGGCAAAAACAACAGACTAG